In Hydrogenothermus marinus, the following proteins share a genomic window:
- a CDS encoding ankyrin repeat domain-containing protein: MYISKKRVEDIDLYEEKRHKTLNLLWAISRKDWKDINKYINEWVEFRKKYEDEIWKMVKNWYPSFEKFEEEINQNAENWEYKIWKKKLENAKTQEEKNQVFQEFLKYEFKKELKKELAYEETRSDVVAIDGAYTSNDGEFGYPYDSYHMSPLHYALFEVRDYEIAEKLLEAGADPDNPHGEFGLPPMHLAVDEENYEIIELLLKYHADINARSIIPDEKVHFGLPAPIHLAKTPQMIKYLLERGANPNAKTAYGRTPLHQAVMPSEKEKDENGNTRVGAYKYITEKAIEEVKVLLEYGADPNIQDNYDKTPIDLAKEYQKERIEILKEYDMYDFYKEKYDPEKIKKEIEIYDQILKLLEEYKEKNRLPKVIRVDLFVSPDNYDDNIDPFKVYYNTIRPLKIIDPYGLEAIADRKHGRERYVDLHFIEVYMGEFGGYGVKGVYENWYDFNEIGESKKSFIKYIKENAINVNAKHPANKRTPLQALITHIAIPRDKLRSGKLSEEDIIRAQKKERKKEFIAEWLLEMGAYLTINDYAKFLAGYHPYKYERFPTSLNVFSGKIEEEHIGLQPGALINIANALNMALALGKFDIASVLLDYGADPNLAAVGGRLNNLQILIDHNLFPRKPYGYIDYSKDDPNLTDEFFEKMKAIVKKMFEKGFEFNIRHFQHLRFRAKTEKAKEMANYILKVAFDYVKDEDLKKLIIGDLEFCGEDVTELKRKSGIDIANINKAKKHKTSGENDYHLIL; the protein is encoded by the coding sequence ATGTATATAAGCAAAAAAAGAGTTGAGGATATAGATCTTTACGAAGAAAAAAGACACAAAACATTAAACTTACTGTGGGCAATATCAAGAAAAGACTGGAAAGATATAAACAAGTATATAAATGAATGGGTAGAATTTAGAAAGAAATATGAAGATGAAATCTGGAAAATGGTCAAAAATTGGTATCCTTCTTTTGAAAAATTTGAAGAAGAGATAAATCAAAACGCAGAAAACTGGGAATATAAAATATGGAAAAAGAAGTTAGAAAATGCAAAGACACAGGAAGAGAAAAATCAAGTATTTCAAGAATTCTTGAAATACGAATTTAAAAAAGAACTAAAAAAAGAATTAGCCTATGAAGAAACAAGAAGCGATGTTGTAGCAATAGATGGAGCATATACTTCCAATGATGGAGAATTTGGATATCCGTATGATTCATACCATATGTCGCCTTTACATTATGCACTTTTTGAAGTAAGAGATTATGAAATAGCAGAAAAACTTTTAGAAGCTGGTGCTGACCCAGATAATCCTCACGGAGAATTTGGATTACCGCCAATGCATTTAGCTGTTGACGAGGAGAATTATGAGATAATTGAATTACTTCTTAAATATCATGCAGATATAAATGCAAGATCAATTATTCCAGATGAAAAAGTTCATTTTGGCTTACCTGCACCAATACATTTAGCAAAAACACCTCAAATGATCAAGTATTTACTTGAAAGAGGAGCAAATCCAAATGCAAAAACGGCATATGGAAGAACGCCACTTCACCAAGCAGTAATGCCATCAGAAAAAGAAAAAGATGAGAATGGAAATACACGCGTTGGTGCATATAAATATATTACAGAAAAAGCAATAGAAGAAGTTAAAGTCCTTCTTGAGTATGGTGCGGACCCGAATATCCAGGATAATTACGATAAAACACCAATAGACCTTGCAAAAGAATATCAAAAAGAAAGAATAGAGATTTTAAAAGAATACGACATGTATGATTTTTATAAGGAAAAATACGACCCTGAAAAAATAAAAAAAGAAATAGAAATATATGATCAAATATTAAAGTTATTAGAAGAGTATAAAGAGAAAAATAGACTTCCTAAGGTTATTCGTGTTGATTTATTTGTAAGCCCTGATAATTATGACGATAATATAGACCCTTTTAAAGTTTATTACAATACTATAAGACCTCTTAAAATTATTGACCCTTACGGATTAGAAGCTATAGCTGATAGAAAGCATGGTAGAGAAAGATATGTAGACCTACATTTTATTGAAGTTTATATGGGAGAATTTGGCGGTTATGGAGTAAAAGGTGTATATGAAAATTGGTATGATTTTAACGAAATTGGAGAAAGCAAAAAATCTTTTATCAAATATATAAAAGAAAATGCAATAAATGTAAATGCAAAACATCCTGCAAACAAGAGGACACCACTTCAAGCACTTATAACTCATATTGCAATACCAAGAGATAAATTAAGAAGCGGAAAGTTATCAGAAGAAGATATAATTCGTGCACAGAAAAAAGAAAGAAAAAAAGAATTTATTGCAGAGTGGTTATTAGAAATGGGAGCTTACCTAACAATAAACGATTATGCTAAGTTTTTAGCTGGATATCATCCTTATAAATATGAAAGATTTCCTACATCCCTAAATGTTTTTTCAGGTAAAATAGAAGAGGAACATATAGGTCTTCAGCCGGGAGCTCTAATAAATATTGCAAACGCATTAAATATGGCTCTTGCCCTTGGGAAATTTGATATAGCTTCTGTGCTTCTTGATTATGGAGCAGATCCAAATCTTGCGGCAGTAGGCGGCAGATTAAACAATCTACAGATTTTAATAGACCATAATCTTTTTCCAAGAAAACCTTATGGATATATCGACTATAGCAAAGATGACCCTAATTTAACAGATGAATTTTTTGAAAAGATGAAAGCAATAGTTAAAAAAATGTTTGAAAAAGGTTTTGAATTTAATATACGACATTTTCAACATCTTAGATTTAGAGCAAAAACAGAAAAAGCAAAAGAAATGGCAAATTATATATTAAAAGTTGCTTTTGATTATGTAAAAGATGAAGATCTTAAAAAGCTTATTATAGGTGACCTTGAATTCTGTGGAGAAGATGTTACAGAACTTAAAAGAAAATCTGGTATAGATATAGCTAATATAAATAAAGCAAAAAAACATAAAACAAGTGGTGAAAATGATTATCATTTGATACTGTAA
- a CDS encoding AAA family ATPase: MKIFFNKKKNRFESKEKIPSSSFIFSKEDGVWYSTDLKEIEKYSEFLSPSDRRILLELLGKEEKDLDNNVGFRSGISENQNESKEKDTQEEILDPPLSEDVFEKIFDELFEDIDEDIDEDIAEATYLEVEYGTEKEEAEEESEYDFKSNLEEGKINSKYSLEERLKNLDMFFNSLSNKNKYGIEKFIRYVDSLSKEDIIDEKVYKKIKEEIEELIKNPDNSKSERALRKILMLPTRPLNLSKEKLHQITKNLDTNLFGYENLKDQIIGKLVYSLNNSHHGPYNILLIGEPGTGKSTIAKIIADSLDLKLNTINVANLSELDLPGSNRTWNNATEGLIARGLINNNDIKTAVFLLDEVDKAISRSNIINQISALIDPNVGFIDMFLGLEIDISHCIFILTANDKNLLPDYILDRCVTFEVKPLKDEDYKILLTKIAKNIISERLKVPISEVDSLAKRIVEDLSENKISVRKFQIVLNSLIDGFYGYGFKNNIKVERNLNDFYVYFLGNKNEILDQN, from the coding sequence ATGAAAATATTTTTCAACAAGAAAAAAAATCGTTTTGAGTCTAAAGAAAAAATTCCTAGTTCATCTTTTATTTTTTCCAAGGAGGATGGTGTTTGGTATTCAACAGATTTAAAAGAAATAGAAAAATACTCTGAATTTTTATCTCCTTCAGATAGAAGGATTTTACTTGAGCTTCTTGGTAAAGAAGAAAAAGATTTGGATAATAATGTTGGTTTTAGATCTGGTATTTCTGAAAATCAAAATGAATCAAAGGAAAAAGATACTCAGGAAGAAATTTTAGACCCTCCACTATCTGAAGATGTTTTTGAGAAGATTTTTGACGAGCTTTTTGAAGATATAGATGAGGATATAGATGAAGATATAGCTGAGGCTACTTATTTGGAAGTTGAATATGGAACTGAAAAAGAGGAAGCAGAAGAGGAATCAGAATATGATTTTAAATCAAATTTAGAAGAAGGAAAAATAAATTCAAAATATTCATTAGAAGAAAGGCTTAAAAATTTAGATATGTTCTTTAACTCTTTAAGCAATAAAAATAAATATGGTATTGAAAAATTTATCAGGTATGTAGATAGTCTCTCTAAAGAGGATATCATTGATGAAAAAGTTTATAAAAAAATTAAGGAAGAGATAGAAGAATTAATTAAGAATCCTGATAATTCTAAAAGTGAAAGGGCTTTAAGGAAGATTTTAATGCTTCCTACTAGACCATTAAATTTAAGTAAAGAGAAATTACATCAAATAACAAAAAATTTAGATACTAATCTTTTTGGATATGAAAACTTGAAAGATCAAATAATAGGCAAATTAGTATACAGTTTAAATAATTCTCATCATGGGCCTTATAACATTTTACTCATAGGAGAACCTGGTACAGGTAAGTCTACAATTGCAAAAATTATAGCTGATAGTTTAGATTTAAAATTAAATACTATCAACGTTGCTAATTTATCAGAATTAGATTTACCTGGTTCAAATAGAACTTGGAATAATGCTACAGAAGGTTTAATTGCTAGAGGTCTTATAAATAATAATGATATAAAGACAGCTGTTTTTTTATTAGATGAAGTAGATAAAGCTATATCAAGATCAAATATTATAAACCAAATTTCCGCATTGATAGATCCTAATGTAGGATTTATAGATATGTTTTTAGGTTTAGAAATAGATATTAGCCATTGTATATTTATTTTAACTGCAAATGATAAAAATTTACTACCAGACTACATATTAGACAGATGTGTAACTTTTGAAGTAAAGCCTTTAAAAGATGAAGACTATAAAATTTTATTAACAAAAATAGCTAAAAATATAATCTCTGAAAGATTAAAAGTACCTATCTCTGAAGTAGATTCTTTAGCAAAAAGAATAGTAGAAGATTTATCTGAAAATAAAATCAGCGTTAGAAAATTCCAAATAGTTTTAAATTCTCTAATCGACGGTTTCTACGGATATGGCTTTAAAAATAATATAAAAGTAGAGAGAAATTTAAATGATTTCTATGTTTATTTCCTTGGCAATAAGAATGAAATTTTAGATCAAAATTAA
- a CDS encoding helix-turn-helix domain-containing protein translates to MNENKLSKEYENLINSYFSIIKNKMKKFNIEPKNKTSKYNEYMSSIIFNFFLTLSDEEEIVPYSYFLINEGSIKNVIKKEKINNLRELVNFYKNQIDNKQADINIENILFNPFKKSFENFIENFIKVRHILNTKVKETLRDDIVSILYENFSYIRETLEKNISETEREWKNLTRKVETYYGNNRWTALFYYLLKKCEDLNDKEISVLMLLLNFMIEDGSSFLCQKEAGKLLKKTRQSISKTLKSLEKKGYIKEDKEFPYSYKNKLCKIYKINLKKIP, encoded by the coding sequence ATGAATGAAAATAAATTATCAAAGGAATATGAAAATTTAATTAACAGTTATTTTTCTATAATTAAAAACAAAATGAAAAAGTTTAATATAGAGCCTAAAAATAAAACAAGTAAATATAATGAATATATGAGTAGTATTATTTTTAATTTCTTCTTGACTTTATCTGATGAAGAGGAAATTGTTCCTTACAGTTATTTCTTAATTAATGAAGGATCAATAAAAAATGTTATAAAAAAAGAAAAGATAAATAATTTAAGAGAATTAGTGAATTTTTATAAAAATCAGATTGATAATAAACAAGCAGATATAAATATAGAAAATATTTTATTTAATCCTTTTAAGAAATCTTTTGAAAACTTTATAGAAAATTTTATAAAAGTAAGACATATACTAAATACTAAAGTTAAAGAAACTTTGAGAGATGATATAGTATCTATTTTATATGAAAATTTCAGTTATATAAGAGAAACTTTAGAAAAAAATATATCAGAGACAGAACGTGAATGGAAAAATTTAACAAGAAAGGTTGAAACTTATTATGGAAATAATAGATGGACAGCTTTATTTTATTATTTATTGAAAAAATGCGAAGATCTAAATGATAAAGAAATTAGTGTTTTGATGCTTTTGTTAAATTTTATGATAGAAGACGGAAGTTCTTTCTTATGCCAGAAAGAGGCTGGTAAACTTCTAAAAAAAACAAGACAGTCAATTTCTAAAACATTAAAAAGCTTAGAAAAGAAAGGTTATATAAAAGAAGATAAAGAATTTCCTTATAGTTACAAAAATAAGCTTTGCAAAATTTATAAAATAAATTTAAAGAAAATTCCATAA
- a CDS encoding DnaB-like helicase C-terminal domain-containing protein: MKKELNEIISQEQGLILRLLDKAGWNYKKIGKEYMGACPVCNNGHNTPNTVFNLDTNSFKCFACQSSGGLKDLSNHLQIDFKEFLKEEGIISEEKNNGKKDKQYQGFEKVKNANKSYTTKEINLEKISSLVIEQDVKEYLKSRFINPDRVANYIRSLKPIQDKSFKYLEDYYKEGYKLLIPSFDLNGNLKAVKIRNIKGKEPKVKNLSGFKQYPLGIDEIFYTDEEGNIQKHDIAVILEGEIDYLTAKSLFYDHKADLFIAIPSVNYKFQKEEKEALPERIFILLDNDQAGKQASEQLARDLKKAGKQVYIASYPEGIKDFNELVEKLGEEKAKEEFSEIIYKALLNPFTLTKTLKDTGINLLKRLEERIKKAEAEGKDKPEPIVLKTGLEFLDNLLDGGLRRGLYAIAGQPAIGKTSFTLALSKHLAEAGHKVLFFSLEMTDEDLLIQLLSWITGIHKRKILDEEISKIELNELQEALEHYIFRNIFIDIESKTIDDIENKVIDTLNDVGDKRLIVFIDYLQQIRPSKELLRSDYRLQMKDIAYKLKEIANKYELPVFVISSTQREGYNAKPDGKKKTEPNYIAMFKESGDIEYSLYAGYFLDYPREDLPAGYIKANYELPIKVVKVKSRFGHTKDENHNQIFKVSVLNFKNGRLEDIKDLKNKDNENRIVEEFDEYDLLY, encoded by the coding sequence ATGAAAAAAGAGCTTAATGAAATTATATCACAAGAACAAGGATTAATTTTAAGGTTATTAGACAAAGCAGGTTGGAATTATAAGAAGATAGGCAAGGAATATATGGGAGCTTGCCCGGTTTGTAATAATGGACATAATACACCTAATACTGTCTTTAATCTTGATACAAACTCTTTTAAATGTTTTGCTTGTCAATCTTCAGGCGGCTTAAAAGACTTATCAAATCATTTACAAATTGATTTTAAAGAATTTTTAAAAGAAGAAGGGATTATATCAGAAGAAAAAAACAATGGAAAAAAAGACAAGCAATATCAAGGCTTTGAGAAGGTAAAAAATGCAAATAAGAGTTATACCACTAAAGAGATAAATCTTGAGAAAATTTCAAGTTTAGTAATAGAACAAGATGTTAAAGAATACTTAAAAAGCAGGTTTATAAATCCTGACCGGGTAGCAAATTACATAAGAAGCTTAAAACCTATACAGGATAAATCCTTTAAATACCTTGAAGATTATTATAAGGAAGGATATAAGCTTTTAATTCCTTCTTTTGACCTAAATGGGAACCTAAAAGCAGTAAAGATTAGAAATATAAAAGGGAAAGAACCTAAAGTTAAAAACCTATCAGGTTTTAAACAATATCCTCTTGGAATAGATGAAATATTTTATACAGACGAAGAAGGAAATATACAAAAGCACGATATAGCTGTAATACTTGAAGGAGAAATTGATTACTTAACTGCTAAATCTTTATTCTATGACCATAAAGCAGATTTATTTATAGCTATTCCATCAGTAAACTACAAATTCCAAAAAGAAGAAAAAGAAGCTTTACCAGAAAGGATATTTATTCTTTTAGACAATGACCAAGCAGGAAAACAAGCAAGCGAGCAATTAGCAAGGGATTTAAAGAAAGCAGGAAAGCAAGTTTATATAGCAAGTTATCCAGAAGGAATTAAAGATTTTAACGAGCTTGTAGAAAAACTTGGAGAAGAAAAAGCTAAGGAAGAATTTTCAGAAATTATATATAAAGCATTACTAAATCCATTCACTTTAACCAAAACCTTAAAAGATACAGGGATAAACCTTTTAAAAAGACTTGAAGAAAGGATAAAAAAAGCAGAAGCAGAAGGAAAAGACAAACCAGAACCAATTGTTTTAAAAACAGGACTTGAATTTTTAGATAATCTGCTTGACGGCGGATTAAGAAGGGGGCTTTATGCAATAGCAGGACAGCCAGCAATAGGTAAAACTTCATTTACTCTTGCTTTATCTAAACATTTAGCAGAAGCAGGGCATAAAGTTTTATTCTTTTCATTAGAAATGACAGATGAAGACTTACTAATTCAACTTCTATCTTGGATTACGGGAATTCATAAAAGAAAAATATTAGATGAAGAAATTAGTAAAATTGAACTTAACGAACTTCAAGAAGCTTTAGAGCATTATATTTTTAGAAATATATTCATAGACATTGAAAGTAAAACCATAGATGATATAGAAAACAAAGTTATAGATACCTTGAACGATGTAGGGGATAAAAGATTAATAGTCTTTATTGACTATCTTCAACAGATCAGACCATCTAAAGAGCTTTTAAGAAGTGATTATAGGCTACAAATGAAAGATATAGCTTATAAACTTAAAGAAATAGCAAATAAATATGAACTTCCTGTTTTTGTTATTTCTTCAACTCAAAGAGAAGGATATAATGCAAAGCCAGATGGAAAAAAGAAAACAGAACCTAACTATATTGCTATGTTTAAAGAAAGCGGGGATATAGAATATAGCTTATATGCAGGATACTTTTTAGATTATCCAAGAGAAGATTTACCAGCAGGTTATATAAAAGCTAATTATGAACTACCAATAAAGGTTGTTAAAGTAAAATCAAGATTTGGACATACCAAAGATGAAAATCATAATCAGATATTCAAGGTGTCAGTTTTAAACTTTAAAAATGGAAGGCTTGAGGATATCAAGGATTTAAAAAATAAGGATAATGAAAATAGAATAGTAGAAGAATTTGATGAGTATGATTTGCTTTATTAA